The window GCTCTTCTCCTCTTTCCGACAGCCCATGTTAGTCCTGCCTCAATCGGCGTGATATGCTGTTCAAGATCATTGCCATACAAACACAACCCAGACTCAAGCCTTAGACTGTCTCGAGCACCCAGCCCAGTGAGTCTTACCTTGCCTTCGGATTTCTCCAAGATTTGCTTTGTAAGGTCCACGGCATACTCATCAGGAACTGATATTTCAAAACCATCTTCACCGGTATATCTGAATATTTGATACAAGATTTACTAATCAACAGATATTCGAggaaatcaaatcaaatatgaTGCTTCTTTGACGTAaacaattaaagaaatttaacCATAACGCATCAAGGGTGGAACACGATTATCCAAAATGGCACAGGCTTCCAAGAGGAGCAAGACACAAAATGATCAAGGTAACTTAACAAAAACGTAACTATATGCTCAGACTCTTCATATCACCTTAGGTATTCATGTTAGATCTACAATACTCTGACATGAATATGGAATTCAACGTATTTTAGACCAAAAACGTGAAGTACATCAATTTGCTAAGTTCGAAAATTGGGCACATCTTGTGTCTGAAAAAACTACCCAAGTTTAAAGGACACGGATGTGTGGAAGACATTATCGGCTAAGTTCATAAACCGCATGAAAAACATTGTTGTGCATTAAATGGAAGGAATGTAATGCTTGTTTTTTGCCTGGAAGTGAGGGGCTGTAGAGTTTACCCCGTCCTAGTGAGATAGCAGGGGAATCCGCTGATATCCAGCATACGGAACCCTCCAAAGTAAAACTTGCTTAGATCATCCTTGGTCAAATGCTGAAGAACAGGGGCAGCAAGAGGACCCTGATAAAATGCATCAAAAAAGTTTATTATTGGCTGTAGAGGAAGGCATAAATTAATGATCCATATTCCATACGAATAAAGCAAAATAAGTGGAACAGTGATTTGAACattaacactatgtttggataggaGGAAATGGGGGGCAATGAACGGATTGCATTTCCTCATTTGGATATCGATAGGGTAAGGGAGGGTAGGGAATTGAAAGGAAAAACTTCACAATTTAAGCAAAACAAATTTTCCAACATTGGAAAATTTTGGAAGAAAAACACATCAATCTCCCCTCCCTTccttacccttgtaataacaaagcAGTTGTTTATGATTAACCGTTGCTGGCAAACACCATCGcaatttcatataaataaaaaacacaCATGACTTAATGAACCATTTTACTATTTACTGTAGttcattataatctaaaatcaAAGACTTGGCTGCATTACAATATTGGAGAATGTAAGCAAATAGAATTTAGAGcataaaattatgtcaaaatcAATTGTAGAAGCAGATTAAGAAATCAACCTGCAGAGCAAGAAGAGATCTTTCATCATGAATGTGCCATGACACATCACCTCCTTTTGATTTAAATACTTTCATATGCTCCTCGATATGAGCCAAATCCTTATCTCTGCAACCCGCATTAACGACCAGATATATGTGATCATCCTTCACTTTGGTGATTACAGTGTCATCAATTGAACCACCCTTCTCATTAGTAAACACCGATAAAGTTCCAGTGCCAGGGGCGAGCCCGGCAATATCACCAACAACAAGTTTTTCGAGGAAAGAGATGCAATCCTTTCCCTTAAGGCTCAGTCCACACATATGAGCAACATCAAAAAGACTACCATTCTCTCTACAGTTCACAGTAGAATCCATAATTGAGTCCTTGTACTGAATTGGCATGCTCCAACCAGCAAAAGGCACCATTTTCCCACCATTTGCAACATGGAAGTCATAAAGGGCAGTCTTCTTGAGGTCTCCCTCACTGGCAAAAAACCGACGAGTAACAGCTTTCTTCTCAGATTGAGCGAGGCGCCTAGTGATTGATTGCCCAAGCTGCCATAGGCTTCCTCCTCTCATCTCTTTGTATCAAATCTTCTGAACACAATAGAAACAGTGTGATTGTTCTATGTGTCTACAAAATTACTCCAAACAATACAAGATACAAACAAATACATAATCATTCGAAATGATGGCACTTTTAATGAGATAATTAGACCAGTGTGGCATTTTTTCACCAACACTTAAAACTGCTGTAAAATTCAAACCTAACCATATATATAAGACTAaagtatatatgtattaatAAGCAACATTTTTATCAAGAAAGAGGCATATACACATAAGAATGACTGAATGAGGAGAAGTATCAACGGCCCCTTTGGTAGATGATAGTAtacggtggtaatgggaatgaaaatgggaatgaaaactagtgtaattttagttgaaaaatcattggctaccttgatggccatgcttgtctaacttcaatcatctcattttcttcataaaatccATTCAAATGCATTACCAATTtggtggtaatagaaatttgtaaaaagaaaaatactttttgtgatcaaagttacATGTGTTAAATTAgcctggacttattgtgaatgccagcatattaacgggggaacaCAAGTGcgcacacttcataagccaaggagatatacaccatcccaaaaccatatggcaatgggaagaaggtctctaatagcttataaagcgtgcacaccattttcaatttatcgatgtgggataactcatcccaacaccccccacatgcgaacccccgtcaagttcgcatgtgggagtaatcaattagggtaggaacgccattcttttcgaacctaccatttttaaattgttgatcgaaccatcggctctgataccatgttaaattagcctggacttattgtgaatgccagcatattaacgggggaacaCAAGTGcgcacacttcataagccaaggagtatacaccatcccaaaaccatatggcaatgggaagaaggtctctaatagcttataaagcgtgcacaccattttcaatttatcgatgtgggataactcatcccaacaacaTGTCATCACCGGAATGACATAGAATATGTAATTTTATGCattaaatcattctcattaccaccattatcactaaccaaacgggccgcaCTATTCTCAGATCATCAATGTACTAGCGAATCTAGGATATTGGGCGAGCCAAACACTCCGGAATCAACCGTTATTCTTCTGTGTTatacataattcaatattttaaatcaaatatattataatagatAGACTCAAGCCTAAAATCCGACTTAATAGATAGACTCAAGCCTAAAATCCGACTTAATAGATTAAACTTATTGCATACTTTACACACAGAAAATTGTAATAATAGGGTCTATCAAACACAAGGAAAGgcatttaaatgaaaaaaaaaaaaaaaaaaaaaaaaaaaaaaaaaaaaaaagaaccaaaCCAAGACAAATGAGGCAAAAAAAACAATCCAGATCTCACTTTCAGCAACAAGCCAACAATGGagaatataaaaataagaatatacgATCATTAAATGTTTGATAAAATGCCCAAAAGAGAAGTTTACCTACAGAAAGAAGGCTTCTTGGTTGATGGGTACTGGGAAAATCCGAAAAATGAAGTGGGTATTACCCAATTAATCTAGACAAGAAAAAAGTTATTATCATTTAACAGTGTAAAGATAAAGCCAATACTCCCGCCAATTAAcattaattgtcccatttattttttaaaaactatttattatcattcttaatttgaattttatttttaatatagttaagtaagatcttgtttaattcgtttcaatataaattttaataatataaaatttgtataattttaaattatgcacaattaataATACTCTTTTTgagattgaattagtgcattagacAGTGTGTCAAAACTAAATATGACAATTAATGTGAATCGAAGAGAGAATTGATAAAATACTCCctcatatttattttacttatctcatttactttttattactatttataaatcttttttcatttgtattttatttttaatttataggttaaCATATAATCAAGTAGAATCTTCTTTTATTTGTGTCAatataagaattattaatatcaacttttcaaaatttttaattaagtataATTAGAGATAGAGTCAAAATATTACCTCAATAAGTGTAAAAAAGTAAGGacaagtaaaataaattaaagagagtataattttaaaaatggcAAATAGAAAAATTAGCAAAGGAAAATGATGGGTTTGGTGGTGATATGTAGTGGGTGGAGGAGGGTTCCTTGGGGGCAAATCAAGGCAGAAATGCCCAATCTTCAGTGAGTTATAGGCTACTCTTTAGTCTTTATCTTGCTCTCTATGTGCTGTGGGTTGAGACTGTGAAACGGTGAACCATTGTATCTTTGTATTTGTATCATTGTTTGGGTTTTTCATCAAGCTTTTGATCATTATTTGAGAATTTTATGATTCTATCTTGTGCTTCTATAAACTCTTCCAACCACATATGTTGACATTATCAGAAATACCCATCCTAGACTCCACACCAATACTATAAATACATGCTCTTAGCCTTGTAATTAGTAAAAATGATGTAATTTCCTTTACTTAGTCTTTCCTatgtatgaatattattttctctttgtaaTCTTTGATCTTTGATCTCAATAATAATTGTTCTTTCATTCatcctttattattttatcatatcGGATATTGGTTACATTGCAATCttcaacatggtatcagacgCCTCGACATTATATTCCGTCTCGTTGGTAAACAATTtcttttactgatttttttttatctgatttattttattattctcttTCTGTTTCAATTTTTGAATTCCCCTTTTCTTTCTGCTTTCTCTGTCTTCTTCTTGATTCTTCTTTGcgattttctttttctcttctttcttcatcatgtCTGCTACTCCAAATCTTCCTATTAACAAAACCCTTGACCCTATTCAAGACCCTGTTTCACCATATTACCTTCATCCGAGTGATTCTCAGCTTTTATTGGTTCCCATTTCCTTCAATGGTACTGGATTCAATGATTGGAAACGATCTGTAACTATTACCCTTTCTTCCAAGAACAAACTCGCATTCATCAATGGCCAGATCCCACAACCTAATCCTACTGACCCCAATTTCAAATCCTGGGAAAGAATTAATAGTACAATAATTTCTTGGTTTATGAAAGTTCTTGATCCTCAGATTGCTAGAAGCGTTTTGTATTTTCCCACTGCACAAGCTATTTGGCAAAATCTTGAAGAACGATTTGGAATTACTTCTGGAACCCAGATCTATTCTCTCACTCAACAAATTTTTGCTATTGACCAAGGTTCCGATTGTATTTCTACCTATTTCACCAAAATTAAGATGTTATGGGATGAATTTGATGCTTCATATCCTCTACCTATCTGTTCTTGTACCAATTGTACTTGTGGAATCAACAGTAAACTCATACAAATGAGAGAAGAACAACGATTAATCTTGTTTCTAATGAAGCTTAACCCTGCATATAAAACCATTCGAGGAAGTATACTCATGCAACAACCTCTACCCAGTATTTCTTATGCATATCGTTTAATCATGCAAGAAGAGAAACATTCTGATTTAGCCTCCAACAAAAATCCGACCATTGATGAAGATATTGGTCTTGCTGCTGTTCATAAACAAAAGTTTTATCATAATCATAACCAAAATGCATCGCCATCTCATCATCCTTTTCCTAAACCTCCTATTCATGGAAATCCAAACATCAATACCAGAAAATCAAATCTCTTCTGCAATTACTGTAAGAAACAAGGCCATACAAAAGAAACTTGTTACAAATTGCATGGCTTTCCAAATACTTCTACAAGAGACAATTGGAATCAAAAGAAGATTGCTGCAACGGTCCAAAATACCAATTCTAACCCCAGTAGCATTTCCTCTCCAAATTTTACAGTTGACCAATATAATCAACTCCTTTCTCTTCTTGATCAACATGACACTCgcaatatttctacaattgaaGCAACCAATGAAGACAACAACTGCCTTTTAGCTGGTAAATCATGTTTCTTTTCTATGTCTAAATCTACTTGGATAATTGATAGTGGTGCTACGAACCACATGTGTTGTGATCTTTCCTTGTTTAAATCTTATACTACTGTTCTTCCCAGCACCAACAATAACATCACAATCCCAAATGGAAATCTTGTTAAAATTGCACACAAAGGCACTATTGTTTTAAGTCCTAATCTCATTCTTTATAATGTTCTTCATGTTCCCacctttcatttcaatttaatttcagTCACCAAGCTTTGTAATGATATACCTTACTCCCTTACGTTTTTCAAAAATTGTTGTTCTGTTCAGGGCCCTTCTCTGAGCAGGCCAATCTTGCTTGGTAAACTTGTTCAAGGTCTTTATCATCTTGTTGACAACTTTCCTGAATCACCTCAACAATCTTCCACAGCCTCCTCTACTACTATATGTTGTGCTGCTTCAGACATTGAACAAACCAAGCTATAGCATCTCAAACTTGGTCATGCTCCTTTTCCTGTTATCAAACATATTTTTCCTTCATTAAATGTTTCTAATTGCACCAATAATTGCCTATGTAAAATTTGTCCTTCAGCAAGACAAAATAGATTCCCTTTCCCTAATAGTTCAATTAAAACTAATAAGGCATTTCATTTACTTCACATGGATGTTTGGGGACCTTATAAGCACCCCACATACAATAAATGTACTTCTTTCCTtactattgttgatgattttacCAGGACTACTTGGATTTTCCTATTGAAAACCAGGTCTCAAGTTTCTAtcatttttgaatatttttattcttatgttGTTAATCAATTTCAAAGCACCATACAAAGTGTTAGAACTGACAATGCTCCTGAACTCTGTGAAGGCAAAATCAAAGTTTTTTATCACAATAAAGGCATCACTAACTACAAATCCTGTCCTAatactcctcaacaaaatggtgttgtggaAAGAAAACACAAACATCTATTAGAAACTGCTAGGGCCCTATACTTTCAATCCAATATTCCCATTCAATTTTGGGGAGAATGTGTTTTAACAGCTGCATACCTTATAAACAGAATGCCTCTTCAAAGTTTAAATAACCTTTctccttatcaaaaattgttTGGCATTCCTCCTAACTTAGATCACTTAAAATGCTTTGGTTGTCTCTGCTATGCTTCCAACACTTCTCCTcacaaaacaaaatttgaaacaaGAGCAAATCCTTGTATATTTCTTGGTTATCCTAACAATCAAAAGGCCTACAAATTATATGACCTCACTACACACACAATTATCAAATCAAGGGATGTATATTTCTATGAGAAACATTACCCTTATCACCAACACTCTGTTAAAACACATACCAACCCATATTACCCCTTTTTCCTACCAATATCTACACCTACTGATCTTACAGTGGATGATATTTTTGAAACTCCTATATTTTCAGACCAAAACTCTTCTACTGATAACAATATTTCACATGTAAATTCTGATATATCACCTTCCAGTATTACTGATATTTCTACTAGTATTATTAAACATGATGACAGCACACCTCCTGTTCCTATAAGACATTCTAACAGACAAACTAAACCACCCACTTATCTTTCAGATTACATATGTAATAATGTTTCTTGCACTGCTAACAATTGGTGTTCTATAATGTCATGTAATGTTTTCACCACCTCTCACCAATGCCTTATGGCTCACCTTCCTCTTGTTACTGAGCCTAATACATACAAGATAGCATCTCAAGACCCCAAATGGGTTCATGCTATGCAACAAGAATTACAGGCCTTATCTGCAAATAATACCTGGATATTAGTTGACCTTCCACCAAATAAGAAACCTATTGGGAATAAATGGGTATACAAAATCAAGCTCCATGCTGATGGCTCTATTGAAAGATATAAAGCCAGGTTAGTAGCCAAAGGTTACAATCAAAAGTATGGTATTGATTATAATGAAACCTTCTCTCCTGTCATTAAAATGGCTACAATTAGAAGCATTCTAACTATTGCTGTTCACCATAAATGGCACGTTTTTCAACTTGATGTAAataatgcttttcttcatggtgatCTACATGAGGAAATATACATGAAAGTTCCAGATGGCTTCCCAAATCCACAAAATAAGGTATGTTTACTTAAAAAGTCTATATATGGTCTCAAGCAATCATCAAGACAATGGTTTCATAAATTACAAATTTctttacaaactcaaaaatttGTTCAATCTAAGAATGATTATAGCCTCTTCATAAAGAAGGATGGCAATCACATTACCATAGTTGCTGTCTATGTGGATGATATTGTTTTAACTGGGAATGATGTTAACTGCATTTCCCAAATCAAGAACTACCTTCATGATAAATTTAGCATTAAAGACTTGGGCATTTTACACTATTTTTTGGGATTGGAAGCTACTTACATTGATGCAGGCATTTTTCTTTCCCAAACAAAGTTCACCAAAGATCTACTTAAAGcatcaaaacaacaaacattCAAACATGTTGTTACTCCTCTACCACAAAATCTGCATCTAGCTATTGATCAGGGACAAGTATATGAAGATCCCAGTTACTACAGGACAATGGttggtaaattaaattttttaaccaACACCAGACCTGATCTAGCCTTTGCAGTTCAATATCTAAGTCAGTTCATGCAGAATCCTCGTCTTCCTCATGCCTCTGCTTTACAACACACATTGAATTATGTTCATTCTACAGCAAACCAAGGCATCATCATCAAAGGTTCTACTCAATTGAAACTTCAAGCCTATTCTGACTCAGACTGGGCTTCATGTCCAAATAGTAGAAGGTCCATCACAGGATACATACTATTATTAGGCTCTTCACCAATCAGTTGGAAATCCAAGAAGCAAAGCACAGTGTCAAGGTCATCTAGTGAAGTTACTTGGTTGGTCAGGCTATTGGAAGAACTTCAATTACATTCCTTGAAGCCTGTTCTTCTACACTGTGACAACATCAGCGCCATACATATAGCCAAGAATCCAGTGTTCCATGAACGAACTAAACACATCGACATAGATTGTCACTTCACAAGAGACAAGGTTTTAGAAGGTCTTCTCCAGCTTACTTATCTTCCAACTCAGAATCAATTAGCTGATGTTCTAACTAAAATCTTACCTTCTCATCAGCATAATCAATTGTTGAGCAAACTAGGTATGTCATCCATCCCTAGTTTGAGGGGGGGGTGTTAACATTATCAGAAATACCCATCCTAGACTCCACACCAATACTATAAATACATGCTCTTAGCCTTGTAATTAGTAAAAATGATGTAATTTCCTTTACTTAGTCTTTCCTatgtatgaatattattttctctttgtaaTCTTTGATCTTTGATCTCAATAATAATTGTTCTTTCATTCatcctttattattttatcatatcGGATATTGGTTACATTGCAATCTTCAACAACATACCATTTAACTCGACTTCAAATAAGTCTAATGTGCTCGGATTGCATTTAGGTCGGTTTTGCTATTTTTCAGAGTAGGATTAAGGTCAATGTGCTACATTCTTTCTTTTTAAAGTAGTTGATAAGTGTTTTTTTTGAGTCGTTTTAAATAGTTGTAGCATTTTTCTTTATAGTTATTTTTTACCTATTAAACCTTACAACCTAATCCAATTACCTCCATCCAGTCCTATTTTAATGCATTTGTCAGATCCTAATTAAACACTTTTAAACGATTTATTTCTAAGTGTTTTTAATCATTCtcaaatttcaataaaaaaggTACCATAAAACCCTTTGTATAGGGTTCGCATTGAGTGGGGCTACACACTCTGACTTTAATTCAACCGAGACTTTCAAACTTATGTCAAAGTCAGATTATgatatatttcatattttttgaggataaaattgatttaataataagaaaaatcataatatcAATGTCTTTCAAATATACTACGATATATTCGACCAATTCTACTTAACAAAGAAATATAGTTCGATATACCCCAACTAAATAACTTGAATAACCTACAATTTGCCAAATTCACAACAATATTGTCTTTTAAATAGGCATATTAAAGTTGCACGGTATT of the Amaranthus tricolor cultivar Red isolate AtriRed21 chromosome 6, ASM2621246v1, whole genome shotgun sequence genome contains:
- the LOC130814463 gene encoding aminomethyltransferase, mitochondrial-like; the protein is MRGGSLWQLGQSITRRLAQSEKKAVTRRFFASEGDLKKTALYDFHVANGGKMVPFAGWSMPIQYKDSIMDSTVNCRENGSLFDVAHMCGLSLKGKDCISFLEKLVVGDIAGLAPGTGTLSVFTNEKGGSIDDTVITKVKDDHIYLVVNAGCRDKDLAHIEEHMKVFKSKGGDVSWHIHDERSLLALQGPLAAPVLQHLTKDDLSKFYFGGFRMLDISGFPCYLTRTGYTGEDGFEISVPDEYAVDLTKQILEKSEGKVRLTGLGARDSLRLESGLCLYGNDLEQHITPIEAGLTWAVGKRRRAEGGFLGAEVILKQIVDGPPKRRVGVISSGPPARSHSEIQNEKGDNIGEITSGGFSPCLKKNIAMGYVKSGNHKAGTKVNILVRGKSYEGVVTKMPFVPTKYYKPS